The DNA segment ATCGGCGTCGAAGAGCACCTCGCCCATGAGCACCTCGAAGAGCAGGCAGCCAAAGGCGTAGACGTCGGCCGCCAGCGGTGAGGCGTCGGCGGAGTGGACCCAGATCTCGGGGGCTCCGTAGGGCCCGGAGGCGCACCCGGGACGCAGCTTGCGCCCCGACAGCCCGAAGTCCACGAGCACCGCGACCTCCCCATCGCGCAGCACGACGTTGGAGGGCTTCACGTCGAGGTGCCCGAGGCCCGCCTCGTGCATCACGGACAGTCCCGCGAGGAGGTCGCTGAGCGCGCGCAGGGCTCGCGGCATGTCGAGGGCGAGCGACTCGACGGCCAGCTCGAGCGAGAGCCCCTCGACGAGCTCCATGACCAGGATGGGCTTCGGGCGCGCGGCGAGGTCGAAGTTGACGAAGCGGGCGAGGTTCGGGTGCGGGGGGAGGCCCACGAGCGCCATCGCCTCCGACCGGAACATGTCGAGGAACTGCTCCTCGGAGACCGACCGCGCCACGCTCGCGTCGTAGTCGGGCACCTTCAGCGCGAACCGCTCCGCGTCGGGGTCGTGGCGATCTTCGAGGCGGTTGGCGACGAAGACCGAGCCCGAGCCGCCCACGCCGAGCGGGCGCTGCACGAAGAACGCGCCGAGGGCTCGCCGCGCCGGGAGCCACGACGGCAGCGCCTCGCCCTGGACCACGCGCGCCCGCTCGTCGGCGCGCGGCGCCTCGACCGGCAGGTCGGAGAGCCGGCTCGCCGTCTTGGTGACGAGCGTGGCGAGCGCCCAGGGCAGCCCGCGCGTGAGCTCGGCGAGGGTGGCGGCGAGCGCCCCGGAAGCGACCCGCTCACCCGCCACGAGCGCGCGCCCCACGACGACAGAAAGGAGCCTCACGCCCCCGGAGACGAGCCGCGACTCGCGGCGGAGCGTGCGTTTGCCCGCGGGCTCGAGCCTCATGCGTGCCCCTCGAACGACCTGCGCGAGCGCGACGACGGCGGCCTCGAGGTTCTGGACCACCTCGGCGTCGGGCATCGCGCCCCCGCCCATCCCGCGGAGGGCGTCCGCCTTGGAGAGCACCACGAGCGCGGCGTGGAGTCGCACCAGCACATGCCGGAGCGCCTCGGCGCGCGCGGAGCCCTCGGAGACGAGGTCCTCGGCGAACCGCCCGAGCGCGGCGACGCGGACGTCGACCGAGTTGGCCGGCCGAACGAGCGGGAACGCCTGCTCGGCGTCGGGCGGTGGCGGGAAGAGCGAGTCGTGCGTCGCGGCCGAGACGCGCGCCTTCGTCGGGGTGACCGTGTCCGCCCCGAGGAAGCGCACGTACTCGGCGAGCATGTGGCGCATGTCGGGGTTCATGGACGCCTCGCCGAGCGCGACGAGGTCGGTCCCGGTGGAGAGGCTGTCGACCGCGCAGAGCACCGCGTCCGCGACGTCGAGCTCTTCCGCGCGGACCAGGGCGTCCAAGCACCGGGCCAGGGTCGCGATGAACGCGCGACGCAGCATCGGCTCGGGCCCCCTCGCGACGCGCTCCAGCACCGCGAGCGCGGTCGCTTGCCAGCGCGCCTTCTGGCGGGCCGACTGCGCCGGATCGTCGTTCGAGCTGGACGCGTCCCCGTCGACCAGGTGGAGGAGCGCCCGAATCCGCACGAGATCGAGCGCGCCCGCGGGGCTCTCGCCCTCGCGCGCGAACTGGCGGGCGAGCATCCAGGAGCCCAGGTGCTCGCGCAGAGCGTCGAGCGCGGACTCGCCCGCCGCGACCTTCTCCTGGCTCGTCTCGAGCCGCAGCAGATCGGCGAGGACGTTGCGTTCGAGGAGCGACGCGTCGAGGTCGCGCAGGACGCCGAGCGCGACGCGCCGACCCGCCGCGGCCTCGCGCCGAGTCCCCTCCTGGGCAGCGTCGAGCGCGGCCACCGCGACCTTCGTGGCCTCGAGCAACGCCATGCCGCGCGAGTGGGCGGGCTGCGCGCCTCCGGATGCGAACGCCGAGAGGGCCCGCTCCACCTCGCGCCGCAGCGGCTCGCGCTTTCGCGCCGCGCCGGAGAGGTCGAGGCGCAGCTCCTCGCGTAGGCCGTCGTCGTCGACGTCGGCCGTGGACATCGCGCCGAGGACCTTCTTCGCCGCGCCGTCGCAGAAATGGCTGCCGCCGAGCTCGTCACGGGTCCAGAGCACCGACTCCGCGACGTCTTGCGGGGCGCTCCGGAGGGCGAAATCGAGCAGCAGGTACGCGGCGTCCGGCTCGGCCTCCGCGACGCGCGGTAGGCCCCACACGAACGCCCCCCCGATGCCGGGGTCGAGGCCCGGGAGCGGGCCGCGAAAGAGCCGCGCGGCCATGCGCTCGGCGTCGTCCGGTCGCACGGCCGCGTACGCGGCGATGGAGGTCGCCGCGCGCCGCCACTCGGTGGGGGTGAGGTCGGGCGAGACCGAGCTCTCGATTTCTTCCCGCGTTCGGGGGCTCCATGGCGCGATGAGGCCGCGGGCGACGGCGACGTGGCGCCAGACGAGCGACTCGCGGTCGGCGAGGAGGCGGTCGAAGGCCGCGCCGATCGCGTCGCCGCGAAACACGCGGAGCGCGTGAGCGTCGCCGTGAGCGGCCCGCTTCGCGGCCTCGCGCGCGGCGCGCTCGAGGAGCCTGGCCGCGAGCCGGCGTGACGGCAGGGACCGGGTCGAGGGGGCGGTGATCCACTCGCGGGCGAACTCGCGCCGAGAGACCAGGGCGAGCGCGAGCGGGCCGTCGGCGACCCCGAGCATCAACGGGAGCTCCGTGACGAGGGAGACGCGCGCGTGCGCGCCCGCGGACGCGAGCCCCTTGCCTCCCGAGAGCGCCATCACCGTGGCCATGGCGACGAAGGTCTCGGCGTTGCCCGAGAAGAGCCGGGTGAGCACGCGGCGCCCCAGGTCACGCTGCGCGGGACCGACGGGCAGCGCGGCGGCCAGCAGGAACAGCGCGCGGCCCGCGGCGGGTGGGGCCAGCCAGTCGAGGTCCTCGACGAGCCCCTCGGAGAGGGCCGCCTTGATTCCCAGCGCCAACAGGTCCGGGTTTAGGCCTTCCAGCGGCCCGGGCCCATCGTCGACCCGTGCCCGGGCGAGGGCGGTGACCGCCTGGCGGAAGGCCACCCTGCGCTCTTCGACCGACCGCTGGTGCAGGTCCACGAGCGACTGAACGTACAGACCAGGATCTTTCACGTTGGCCACACCAAGCATCGCACGCCGTCGAGTGACATTGCAGCATTCGGGGCCAAAAAAGACACCGAAGGCGATCCGTGGTAAGGCACGCCCCACGACGCGCCGGCGCGTCCGTGTGGCGGCGCCCTTGCCCGCGCCTCTTCCTCCGCAACCCACGAGAAGTCCTGATTGTACTCGACAAAGTAACGAAGCGCTTCGGACCCAAGATCCTGTTCGAGGACGTCTCGATGCAGTTCGATCCGCAGAAGCGTTACGGCCTCACCGGGGCGAACGGCGCCGGCAAGTCGACGCTCCTGAAGATGCTCGCCGGCGAGGAAGACACGGACC comes from the Myxococcales bacterium genome and includes:
- a CDS encoding serine/threonine protein kinase produces the protein MKDPGLYVQSLVDLHQRSVEERRVAFRQAVTALARARVDDGPGPLEGLNPDLLALGIKAALSEGLVEDLDWLAPPAAGRALFLLAAALPVGPAQRDLGRRVLTRLFSGNAETFVAMATVMALSGGKGLASAGAHARVSLVTELPLMLGVADGPLALALVSRREFAREWITAPSTRSLPSRRLAARLLERAAREAAKRAAHGDAHALRVFRGDAIGAAFDRLLADRESLVWRHVAVARGLIAPWSPRTREEIESSVSPDLTPTEWRRAATSIAAYAAVRPDDAERMAARLFRGPLPGLDPGIGGAFVWGLPRVAEAEPDAAYLLLDFALRSAPQDVAESVLWTRDELGGSHFCDGAAKKVLGAMSTADVDDDGLREELRLDLSGAARKREPLRREVERALSAFASGGAQPAHSRGMALLEATKVAVAALDAAQEGTRREAAAGRRVALGVLRDLDASLLERNVLADLLRLETSQEKVAAGESALDALREHLGSWMLARQFAREGESPAGALDLVRIRALLHLVDGDASSSNDDPAQSARQKARWQATALAVLERVARGPEPMLRRAFIATLARCLDALVRAEELDVADAVLCAVDSLSTGTDLVALGEASMNPDMRHMLAEYVRFLGADTVTPTKARVSAATHDSLFPPPPDAEQAFPLVRPANSVDVRVAALGRFAEDLVSEGSARAEALRHVLVRLHAALVVLSKADALRGMGGGAMPDAEVVQNLEAAVVALAQVVRGARMRLEPAGKRTLRRESRLVSGGVRLLSVVVGRALVAGERVASGALAATLAELTRGLPWALATLVTKTASRLSDLPVEAPRADERARVVQGEALPSWLPARRALGAFFVQRPLGVGGSGSVFVANRLEDRHDPDAERFALKVPDYDASVARSVSEEQFLDMFRSEAMALVGLPPHPNLARFVNFDLAARPKPILVMELVEGLSLELAVESLALDMPRALRALSDLLAGLSVMHEAGLGHLDVKPSNVVLRDGEVAVLVDFGLSGRKLRPGCASGPYGAPEIWVHSADASPLAADVYAFGCLLFEVLMGEVLFDADQQVALVSSHLVHDGGPPKLSQLAARAGFERVAGLASHCLRRDPKNRPTIEQVRRGLAELSPALEVLPWPAIALSR